GCAATCATGGGGTGACGGCACAGGGTGTCTCGGCCTTTCCGGCCGAGGTCACGGTGCAGATGGTGATGAATTTCGAACATGGCGGCGCCGCCATCAACCAGCTGGCCCGCGCCGCCGGGGCGCGCATGGATGTGCACGCGCTGGAGCTGGACCGCCCGACGCAGGATTTCACCCAAGCCCCTGCGATGACCGGGGACGAATTGCTGGCCGCGCTGCAATGCGGCTGGGCGGCGGTCGATCCGGCGGCCGATCTGCTGGTGGTGGGCGAGATGGGCATCGGCAACACCACCCCGGCGGCGGCGATCGCGCATGCGCTGTTCGGGGGCGCGGCGGGCGACTGGACCGGGCGCGGCACCGGGGTTGACGACGCCGGGCTGGCCAACAAGACGCGGGTGGTCGCCGAGGGCGTCGCCCTGCACACCAGCCGCGACGGGCTGGAGGTATTGCGCTGTCTGGGCGGGCGCGAGATCGCGGCCATGGCGGGTGCCATCGCCGCCGCGCGGCAGCTGCGCATTCCGGTGATCCTGGACGGGTTCATCTGCACCGCGGCAGCGGCGGCGCTGGCGGCGGTTGCGGCAAATGCGCTGGATCACACCGTTGCCGGTCACCAGAGCGCCGAGGGCGCCCATGCGGTGCTGCTGGCCAAGCTTGGCAAGGCGCCTTTGTTGTCGCTGGGGCTGCGACTGGGCGAGGGATCAGGCGGGGCGCTGGCGATCAATATCCTGAAAAGCGCCGTGGCCTGCCATTCCGGCATGGCCACCTTTGCCGAGGCCGGCGTTTCCGACGGCTGAGCGCCGCTCCTCCGGCCCTTGCGGGCCGTCCTCGCGGGGATCAGGCCGAGCGTCGCGAGGCCAACTCTTCGCTCAGCTCCATCAGTGCGGTCTCAAGATCCTTTTGCAGCGCCTGCGAGCGTTCGACATAGGCCTTATTGTCGGCGGTGGGGATGTTCGGGTCCCAGACCTCGGCCAGGTCGCGTACCGCCTGGCGGTCGTGGTGGTAGAACGTCTGCGCCGCCTGCGCCGCCTCGTATTCGCTGAGGCCGACGTTTTCCAGCACATAGCGCCCGGCGCGGACCGAGCTGTCGAACATCTCGCGCACGATGTCATTGGCGCCGGCGCGGTAGAGTTCATAGACATGGTTGCGGTCGCGCGCGCGGGCGATGATATGCAAATCGGGGCGCTGGCGGCGGGCATAGGCCACCAGCTTGGTGACCTGATTGTCATCATCCAGCGCCGCCACCAGCACCTGTGCCTTGGCCAGTCCCGCCGCCTTGAGCAGTTCGGGCCGGGTCGGATCGCCCAGGAACCCCTTGACGCCAAAGCGCCGCATCAGCTGGATCGTCTCCATGTCGTGATCCAGCACGATGGTCTTGAACCCGCTGGCGGTGACCAGCCGATTGACGATCTGGCCAAACCGGCCGATGCCCGCGATGATCACCGGGCCCTGTTCGTCGATCGTGTCGGGCACCATATCAGCAACATGGTCACGCATCCGGCGCGACAACAGCTCGTAGAGGATGAACAGAAGCGGCGTGATCATCATGGTCAGCGCGATGATCATCAGCAGCTTCTGCGACAGATGCGCCGGGATCACGTTCTGCTGGGTGGAAAAGGCCAACAGGACAAAGCCGAACTCGCCCGCTTGCGCCAGACCCAGCGTGAACAGCCAGCGGTCGCGGCCCTTCAGCTGGAAGGCGCGACCGACGATATAAAGGATGACGCCCTTGAACAGGATCACCAACAACGCCAGCCCGATCAGATCGAGCGGATCGGCAAGGAAGAAGCCCACATCGATCCCGGCGCCCACGGTGATGAAGAACAGGCCCAGCAGCAGCCCCTTGAACGGCTCCAGGTCGCTTTCCATCTCGTGGCGGAATTCCGAGTTGGCCAGCACCACGCCGGCCAGAAAGGCGCCAAGCGCGGGCGACAGGCCCACCAGCGTCATCAGGAACGAGATGCCCACCACGATCATCAGCGCCAGCGCGGTATACATCTCGCGCAGGCGGCTGGCATGGATGAAGCGGAACAGCGGCCGGGTCAGGTAGATACCCGCCAGCACCACAAAGGCGACCGCTGCGATGGTGACCAGCGTCACCGCCCAGCCGGGCAACCCCTCGACCAGCGACAGGCTGGCCTCGTGCCCCGCGCCCGCCTTATGCACGCGGTTGATCGACCCGTCGCCCGCGAAATGGGCCACCGGCGCGCTGGCCAAGAGCGGCAGAAAGGCCAGGATCGGGATCACCGCGATATCCTGCGTCAACAGGACCGAGAAGGTCGCCCGCCCGCCATTGGTCTGCATCAGCCCCTTTTCCGACAGGGTCTGCAACACGATCGCGGTCGAGCTGAGCGACAAGGTCAGGCCCACCGCCAGCGCCACGCTCCAGGGTTGGCCCGCCACCATCGCGACCACCATGATCGCCAGCGTCGAGACCCCCACCTGTAGCCCGCCCAGGCCCAGCAGCTTGTCGCGCATGTCCCAGAGCGCGCGCGGCTCCAGCTCCAGCCCGATCAGGAACAGCATCATGACAACGCCGAATTCGGCCACATGTTGCAGATCGGCGGTTTCGGCGCCGACCAGGCCCAGGACCGGCCCGATGATCAGACCCGCCGCCAGATAGCCCAGCACCGAGCCCAGCCCCAGCCGCGCCGCCAGCGGCACGGCGATCACGGCCGCGGCCAGGTAGATCGTCGCCTGATACAGAAAGCTTTCCATCTCTCTCCCTTGTGCCGCCTCAGGTGGGCAGCGGTGCGTCGCGTTTCAGCTGATCCATCACGATCTGGCTTTGTACCCGGGCAACAGCCGGATGCGGCAGAATCACCTCGTGCAGCAACCGGTTGAGCGCGGGCAAATCGGCGCAGTAGACATGCAGCAGATAATCCGCTTCGCCGGTCATCGTCCATGCGCTTGTGATCTCCGGGCGGGAATTCACCATCCGGGCGAATTTGGCCGACTGATCGGGGCCGTGGGTGCCCAGATGCACCTGGATGAAGCCCTGCACATGCAGGCCCAGTTTCAGCGGGTCGAGCTTGGCGGCGTAGCCGGTGATATAGCCCTCGGATTCCAGCCGCTGGCGCCGCCGCCCGGCCTGGCTGCTGGACAGGTGCAGCATCTCGCCCAGCTGCTGCGCGGTCAGATGCGCGTCCTTTTGCAGGGCGTCGAGCAGGCGCAGATCCATCGAATCCAACATATGCGCGTTTTCCTCGTTTTTTACCATCCTAATGCGTAAATCTCGCACGTAAACCAGATCAGCTCAAAAATAATGCGCAAAATCGGCGTGACTGAAGGCGTATTCTCGACTCAGCAAATGTTTCGCCACATCAGGAGACGCGCCATGGGTCCTTTCCCGCATAACGCCCCGAAATCCGAAATCACGCCCGAGAACCCCGCCGGCACTGACGGGTTCGAATTTGTCGAATTCGCCCACCCCGAGCCGCAGGTGCTGCGCGACCTGTTTGCGCGGATGGGGTTCGACATGGTGGCCCGCCACAAGGACAAGCCCGGGATCGAGCTGTGGCAGCAGGGCGATGTCACCTATATCCTGAACGCCGAAAAAGGCAGCTTTGCCGAGAAATTCATCGAGCTGCACGGCCCCTGCGCCCCCTCGATGGGCTGGCGCGTGGTGGATGCGCAGGCGGC
The window above is part of the Ruegeria pomeroyi DSS-3 genome. Proteins encoded here:
- the cobT gene encoding nicotinate-nucleotide--dimethylbenzimidazole phosphoribosyltransferase, producing the protein MLPALTDLAQFRDLLGAAPGPDAAARAGAEERNGQLTKPPGALGRLEDLAIWYAGWRGDARPRIEAPQVIVFAGNHGVTAQGVSAFPAEVTVQMVMNFEHGGAAINQLARAAGARMDVHALELDRPTQDFTQAPAMTGDELLAALQCGWAAVDPAADLLVVGEMGIGNTTPAAAIAHALFGGAAGDWTGRGTGVDDAGLANKTRVVAEGVALHTSRDGLEVLRCLGGREIAAMAGAIAAARQLRIPVILDGFICTAAAAALAAVAANALDHTVAGHQSAEGAHAVLLAKLGKAPLLSLGLRLGEGSGGALAINILKSAVACHSGMATFAEAGVSDG
- a CDS encoding monovalent cation:proton antiporter-2 (CPA2) family protein encodes the protein MESFLYQATIYLAAAVIAVPLAARLGLGSVLGYLAAGLIIGPVLGLVGAETADLQHVAEFGVVMMLFLIGLELEPRALWDMRDKLLGLGGLQVGVSTLAIMVVAMVAGQPWSVALAVGLTLSLSSTAIVLQTLSEKGLMQTNGGRATFSVLLTQDIAVIPILAFLPLLASAPVAHFAGDGSINRVHKAGAGHEASLSLVEGLPGWAVTLVTIAAVAFVVLAGIYLTRPLFRFIHASRLREMYTALALMIVVGISFLMTLVGLSPALGAFLAGVVLANSEFRHEMESDLEPFKGLLLGLFFITVGAGIDVGFFLADPLDLIGLALLVILFKGVILYIVGRAFQLKGRDRWLFTLGLAQAGEFGFVLLAFSTQQNVIPAHLSQKLLMIIALTMMITPLLFILYELLSRRMRDHVADMVPDTIDEQGPVIIAGIGRFGQIVNRLVTASGFKTIVLDHDMETIQLMRRFGVKGFLGDPTRPELLKAAGLAKAQVLVAALDDDNQVTKLVAYARRQRPDLHIIARARDRNHVYELYRAGANDIVREMFDSSVRAGRYVLENVGLSEYEAAQAAQTFYHHDRQAVRDLAEVWDPNIPTADNKAYVERSQALQKDLETALMELSEELASRRSA
- a CDS encoding Lrp/AsnC family transcriptional regulator, encoding MLDSMDLRLLDALQKDAHLTAQQLGEMLHLSSSQAGRRRQRLESEGYITGYAAKLDPLKLGLHVQGFIQVHLGTHGPDQSAKFARMVNSRPEITSAWTMTGEADYLLHVYCADLPALNRLLHEVILPHPAVARVQSQIVMDQLKRDAPLPT